The Cyanobacteriota bacterium DNA segment CACCACGAACCGTCAGCGGCACTTTCAATGCTACGCAAGCGCTGGCTACCCTCAAAACCTCTGCTTCCGATGATGGGCGTACAACTATCTCACCCCGCTTATCAGACAGGAGCCGTACTAAGACAGGACTAAACGTGTAATAGTCTTGAGAAAGCTTGGCAAGTTGAGTTGGATCTGTGATAAGTTCTATGCCCTCTAAAGCAGTGGTCAAGCGAGGTAGCCAATCCGTAGGGCGATCGAGGATCAGGGTCATAGTCTAAGCGCAATGCACATTACGCTGATCATGCTAGCAAGTTTCTTTGGGCGACTGTATTGCTCAGCACAGAAACTGAGGATTTGCTTTAAATGGAAAAAGCCCCTACCCGAAGGTAGAGGCTTATCAGAACCTAAACAGTAGCTAGTGCATCAGCATCAGCCGAACTTACCAGCCGTAGAAGCAATCAAGAAAGCTGCATAGGTTAGGACGTAGCCAACACTGAAGTGAGCTAGGCCAACCAAGCGAGCTTGCACGATAGACAACGCAACAGGCTTATCCTTCCAACGAACCAAGTTCGCCAGAGGAGTACGCTCATGTGCCCATACCAAGGTTTCGATTAGCTCTTGCCAATAACCGCGCCAGCTAATTAGGAACATGAAGCCCGTCGCCCAGACTAGGTGTCCAAACAAGAACATCCAAGCCCAAACCGCCAAGTTGTTCATGCCAGCAGGGTTATAACCGTTGATCAACTGCGAAGAGTTGAGCCACAGGTAATCGCGCAACCATCCCATCAAATAGGTGGAAGAGGTATTGAACTGAGCAACGTTGCCTTGCCATACACACAGATGCTTCCAGTGCCAGTAGAAGGTAACCCAGCCGATGGTATTCAGCATCCAGAACATTGCCAAGTAGAAGGCATCCCATGCTGAGATGTCACAGGTGCCGCCCCGACCAGGGCCATCGCAAGGGAAGCTGTAGCCAAAATCCTTTTTGTCAGGCATCAGCTTAGAGCCACGAGCATCCAGAGCACCCTTGACCAGAATCAGGGTGGTGGTGTGCAAGCCCAGTGCGATCGCGTGGTGAACCAAGAAATCACCGGGGCCAATGGTCAAGAACAATGAATTAGTGCCACTGTTGATCGCCTCTAGCCAACCCGGCAGCCAAACATCGCCGTGATTAGGCCAAGCTGTAGCCGCCAAGCTGTCAGGATTAGACAACAGGGTATCAAAGCCATAGAGCATCTTGCCGTGTGCTGCCTGAATCCACTGAGCAAACACAGGCTCAATTAAGATTTGCTTTTCGGGAGTACCGAAAGCAACCACGACATCATTGTGGACATATAGACCCAGAGTATGGAAGCCAAGGAACAGAGACACCCAGCTCAGGTGAGAAATCAGGGCCTCCTTATGCTCCAACATCCGCGCCAGCACGTTGTTCTTATTGGCCTCTGGATCATAGTCTCGCACCAAGAAAATAGCGCCATGGGCAAATGCACCCACCATGATAAATCCAGCAATGTACTGGTGGTGAGTGTACAGAGCCGCCATGGTCGTGTAGTCTTTAGCCATGAAGGCGTAGGGAGGCAGCGAGTACATATGTTGAGCCACAAGGGAGGTAACAACACCTAGACAAGCCAAGTGCCAACCTAACTGGAAGTGCAACGAGTTGTTGTAGGTATCGTAAATTCCCTTATGACCGTCGCCAATCATGCCACCAAAGGGAGTGCCAACAGGAGGATTATGAGCCTCTTGGATCTCCTTGATGCTATGACCGATACCGAAATTAGTACGGTACATATGGCCGGCGATGATGAAAATAACTGCGATCGCCAGGTGGTGATGAGCAATGTCTGTCAGCCAGAGGGACTCGGTCTGAGGATGGAAACCACCCAAGAAGGTCAGAATTGCAGAGCCAGCACCTGTCGAAGTGCCAAATATATGACTTGCAGTATCCGGGTTTTGAGCATAGACTCCCCAGTTGCCAGTGAAGAACGGGGTCAAGCCAGCAGGATGGGGAGGAGTAAACAGGAAATTATCCCAACCTACATGCTGACCACGAGCCTCAGGAATAGCCACGTGAATCAAGTGACCCGCCCATGCCAAGGAGCTAACACCAAACAAACCAGCCAAGTGGTGATTCAAGCGAGATTCAGCATTCTTGAACCATGCCAGACTAGGACGAAACTTGGGTTGCAAGTGTAACCAGCCTGCAAACAGGGCAACGGCTGCCAGAATCAGCAAAAAGACCGCACCACTGTATAAGTCCGCATTGGTTCGCATTCCGATCGTGTACCACCAGTGATACACGCCAGAGTAAGCAATATTAACAGGGCCGGAAGCACCAGCTTGGGTGAAGGCATCCAAAGCGGGCTTACCGAAGTGAGGATCCCAAATCGCGTGAGCGATAGGACGAACATGCAGAGGGTCAGTCACCCACTGCTCGAAGTTACCTTGCCACGCCACGTGGAATAGGTTGCCAGAAGTCCACAGGAAAATGATCGCCAAGTGACCGAAGTGAGAAGCAAAAATCTTCTGATATAGGTTCTCTTCAGTCATGCCATCATGGCTTTCAAAGTCATGGGCTGTAGCAATTCCATACCAGATCCGCCGTGTAGTTGGATCTTGGGCAAGGTCTTGGCTAAATTTTGGAAACTTAGTAGCTGCCATAGGTTTAATCAAATCCTCCTGGTGCTCATCCAACAGCAATAACACGAGCCAGGAAGAAGGACCATGTGGTCACGATTCCTCCCAGAAGGTAGTGGGCGACTCCAACTGCACGGCCCTGAATAATGCTCAGAGCACGAGGTTGAATTGCTGGTGCAACCTTCAACTTGTTGTGTGCCCATACGATCGACTCAATCAACTCCTGCCAGTAGCCACGACCACTGAATAGGAACATCAAGCTGAACGCCCAAACAAAGTGAGCACCCAGGAACATGATGCCGTAGGCAGATAGTGCCGAACCGTAAGAGTTAATAACCTGAGAAGCTTGCGCCCACAGGAAGTCGCGCAACCAGCCATTAATAGTGATTGCACTCTGGGCAAAATTGCCACCCGTAATGTGCGAAACAGAGCCATCTGGTAGCACAGTGCCCCAAACATCCGACTGCATCTTCCAACTGAAGTGGA contains these protein-coding regions:
- the psaB gene encoding photosystem I core protein PsaB, with protein sequence MAATKFPKFSQDLAQDPTTRRIWYGIATAHDFESHDGMTEENLYQKIFASHFGHLAIIFLWTSGNLFHVAWQGNFEQWVTDPLHVRPIAHAIWDPHFGKPALDAFTQAGASGPVNIAYSGVYHWWYTIGMRTNADLYSGAVFLLILAAVALFAGWLHLQPKFRPSLAWFKNAESRLNHHLAGLFGVSSLAWAGHLIHVAIPEARGQHVGWDNFLFTPPHPAGLTPFFTGNWGVYAQNPDTASHIFGTSTGAGSAILTFLGGFHPQTESLWLTDIAHHHLAIAVIFIIAGHMYRTNFGIGHSIKEIQEAHNPPVGTPFGGMIGDGHKGIYDTYNNSLHFQLGWHLACLGVVTSLVAQHMYSLPPYAFMAKDYTTMAALYTHHQYIAGFIMVGAFAHGAIFLVRDYDPEANKNNVLARMLEHKEALISHLSWVSLFLGFHTLGLYVHNDVVVAFGTPEKQILIEPVFAQWIQAAHGKMLYGFDTLLSNPDSLAATAWPNHGDVWLPGWLEAINSGTNSLFLTIGPGDFLVHHAIALGLHTTTLILVKGALDARGSKLMPDKKDFGYSFPCDGPGRGGTCDISAWDAFYLAMFWMLNTIGWVTFYWHWKHLCVWQGNVAQFNTSSTYLMGWLRDYLWLNSSQLINGYNPAGMNNLAVWAWMFLFGHLVWATGFMFLISWRGYWQELIETLVWAHERTPLANLVRWKDKPVALSIVQARLVGLAHFSVGYVLTYAAFLIASTAGKFG